taaaagcagcaattaaaaaaatttgatatgaggttatcacttaaaattatcgttCCTAAAGACTGGACTACGATTCAAAAATTATGTTCACTTGTAGCACATGCAACATGGCATTTTGTTACATGTGTTGTGGTTTAACCAGTGTAACGCAAGAATGTGATAATTATAATGTTAGTTGTTTCTCTCTGGTTTACATGAGAAATATTGCTATGCcccattataattttttcttaattactTAATGTCTATCTATCTGGAATAAAGTAGAATTATGACAGTGcaaaaatttttgatgtgtaacagtTTAGCTGTTCATCTTTTTTCTCTTTCAAACCTCCCAATTTTGCTCATCGTTGTACAGGCATGAGTGATATTTTATCCCTCCTCTATTGGTCCACAATTCAGTGAATTGCTAAATGAATAAATTTACTTGTAAACATAGTAACTTGGAGGGTGCTAATTGCTAACTCTATTTATTGAATCATCAACCATTGTACAAAAGAATCTAGGGTACCCAGACatttgaatattattttcttcaaacacAGATAGGTGTTTCTTCCAAGATACAGTTTGGTTTCGACCATGCTGATTGAAGACAAAGTACTTTGGTCGGTGTCAAAGTAATTGGAGGAAATGCAGGgaaatggagggaaaaaaatagatatgtgtgtgtgtgtaaactttaatttattcaaaatatttttagctCTTTGTTacagtcatgttttttttttctgttttatgcCTTCCGAACACACCTGGCAGTGTATGccaaaaattactttttctatgatttcccccccccccctttacccttATCACTTTACAcgaaccccgctacctctatTTGAATTTAAGTGACTTAAGTATTGTTtggaatctcagggtaggttcggctttgtggctagaggcagtggttcaacacagtagggccccccgagctgtttcggccactcgggacgcctgaaaagaacaagaaaataccggctaatttcttattaatttatttcagcacagccctatacatagtgctgcccgtcctggccgtaacggttgtcccgaaacgAGTCGTCACACGCGCAGCCActcactcagtggcggctcacgattttactacccGGTAAGGTACGATGCGATGATTacaaaacaaaccctaacataacACACTAGAATCCTGAGCAAGATTACTCTtcacaattataattacgtaGTACACGGGGCTAAGAGCGTGTAGGCCCTTAACTCCGGCGACGCTACATGAATCTTAggactgtcccagaaattgacGTGTTAGTAAGATTGTTTGTTAtgtgttgcctactggctgccccgtgcgggtgGCAACTAATTAGCCGATTGGCTAGGATATATCGTTTGAAGCGCCGACATACCATCTCGCAGTTCGTACAAAGTACTTACATATCACATTGAACGCTCGTCTTTTGGAGCATTGAATAATTAGGTTACATACCACTCGATAAGGCGAGGCCGACCACGGGACTGGAAGAAAATGTTTACGGAATTatacaactattgaaaactacatatcagtgaaaataaATGCTGGTCCCGTGTCGCGCGGAGGATGCCGGTCTCTCTGAGTTCCCGAAAGATACTGCCGCTAGAGGTGGGTCGCAGAGTATCAACCTGCTATTTGtgactgatacacgcctgtatcaggtactgcaaacgagtacactattcaagtatcaggtactttagtatcagtttagaattcgcctggaacaacaccgggccaatgtgcgcagaacccgatcgcagataacggtcacttgggcggagcttgtgaaaggggagggagcagcatgacgaataagggataaagaagggatagaatgtaggggaggaagcgcaggggaaggcgttgaaggagaggcgcagagcgaaattgttacgagtcgttttgttcattgtcccacatcaaagtacgctcagtgcgcagtacgtgcttcttgcgaagactgaagactctAGTTAGTATGCTAATAGCGATACAAGACCAAGGACACTGGTTCTAGATCCATCATCCTTAGGTGATAGATATGTGGATCTACGATCTAGGGAGCTAAGCTAAAACACCATCCtgtttaataataaaactaatgaaattttaatattaaaaagtacattaatgaaatatataatatttatatttgtgcacctaacagctaaagcatgacagcccgcaacaatgtacatggtaatacacggccaggacgaactgcagtgaatgttgaactgattgatactggctgtatcaggcgggcatgagcgtaacagaggtagtagagaattaccgggcgtgataaataatgtatcagattctccttacggtcgcacggtctgcgtacgcggagcctttttttttttttttctgttggagAGAAGTAAGtacagggaggggaggttggaaGAGAGTGAGAAATACTCCTTTAACGTCGGAAAGGGGGAATGAAGTATGACGAGGAGAAGGGAGGGGCTGCAGATTACGAAAGGTGTGGAAAGAGAACAcagatacctttttacgctggtgataacggcacggaggatgtgtaacatgtaacgagaatgctgatagcttgttgcttcctgggaccgctaccaTATTTGCCGCTACttagggatgggtagttcgcgaactaccagttcatttggaactgttctgacgagcgaactaggtgactagttcgctgttaccaaaaacaatcgttctttcgttctttgcgtgtttctcttctACTCTGTTTGGttcttactgcgcatgcgcgaaatatccctaggtgactagttcgctgttaccaaaaacaatcgttctttcgttctttgcgtgtttctcttctcctactctgtttggtccttactgcgcatgcgcgaaagataaacccccccccccccccttgccaaccactgtcacccaatatgccacgtctttcttgctttcttccctctcttacgtttgttctttattttgtCTCATCTCCCCCCTTACCATTATTTCCCCATCGCTTCGTCAGTTCCAAGCAGAGACGTTCCAAGTACTcatctgaactacgaagaccaaagagaaagggagtacatatacacactgaactagctagttcaaagacatagatagttcacgctgtcggtcattattttcgtttcgttctttcttgcgcaatgatgtatcgtttTACGATCGTGAACTCTAAATTTTTATCTtatattctttagacatttacattacatattggcattaaaaaacgtgtcacgtaaataagtgtaattacgttaaatttcagatagcctatacaatctgaaattaaactttaataacacacagaccacacattacaaaagtacactaaaatttaaagaaacataataaaacttacctaatacgaaaaaaatcagcttaggttgtcacagatgagaaaacactataccattattttgttttgtacacaagtgaaaataagcactttactcgcagaaaataaattaatacacattcaaaaatgtaagaagtgtgtgaaagaaaaacaatatgatagttGCTCATTTttaatgggagatattgtttacaagcatcggattactgtgtgcctcttttatttatagaaaaagaaatgcccataaaacaaaaagtctgtaacgattgtgttggtgtcatgtatggaatattttgtttaaacattggaaaccgcgatacagtccgcgaccgatgtagttcaatagaacggttcctaaagaactagtctttgaagtgactagttccgaacaaactagttctttccaaagaactatatttcccatccctaccgctactgctctagctgatacagaagtatcagctacttgttaCTAGTACATTACAgtatcagtaacaggttggaacagataccgaaaattgctgtaacaacccaagGTTAGTAtagagaggttgcctcgatcgcttgcgcatcgttctgcgcatcgcgtcgcttgcagccccggctcggcttgccagcccgtctgctcctatcagttacttagtttacaacAGTGTTGCCAATCTGCGGGTAATTACCCGAATTTCGGGTATTTTCAACTAGTGCGGGGAAAATTGCGAGTATTCTCTGGTTTCGGGTAAAATGAGGGTATTTTTGTACAATGAGAAATAACACTTTTGATGAAGGGTAAAGTTTTTGCTGTAACCATTGGAAATATGTGTTCCAGATAATATTGTTCAACATTATATAACCTAGaatatttatcagtatattttagCCCAGGAGGAAATCATTTATGTAATTATATCTATGATTGAacttttaacctaaaattatgcCTCAGTAAATTATCCTGATATCTGTGACTATTATTTAGACATTGTTGTGGTGGTGTATGGCTATTGTTTTGCTGTGCGGGAATTTGTTATGAACTGTTAGGTTGCATTCTAAACATCAATATGCATATTGTCTGAACTATAAAGTTTGATTATAAATAACAATATGGAAAAGTGGCTAGGGCTACGTCAAAATAGCGACCAAGAACCAAGTTGCAGGTGAGAAATATCTTGTTGCTGTTGTGCATGAAAAACTGAAGTGTAATGTGTAGTAATGAATGATAAAGTAGAGTAAATATCAATAAGGACagtgaatatttaataaattttcattttgaacGTATATTAGCCTGCAGTTATAAGAACATGTTTCActcaataaatttttactttaaatcacatccaatttttattaagttaattcTCTTTAATATCACGATGTCATCAAGTGATTGGAATTGTGTCTCAACTCACTATAGCAAACGAAATGGGACAACCACTTTCAGCTATTCACTCGGCATAACTCTTTCTGCTTTTAATAATAATCTTTGTTTTCatttaatatcatttttaaagAGCTTTAGCATGTAGTATGTACCAATAGATCGAATTCAATGAAAATTTGTCACATGATTATTAccttaatgtttttttgttgaattattttgttaaaaatcgtGTTACTTTGAGTTTATTTTTTGCAGCTCTCAGTCGGCAGAAATAAGACTCCATGAATGCAATCCAGACGCAAGTTTAGATATTATAGCAGAATCTGAAGAAAAACAAAGTCATTGTGTTCTTAAAAACCcgagaaaaaagttaaaaataagtgGGAAAATAAAAAGGACTAATAAGTTTTGTGATTCCTGGTTGCAAATACCAGAACTCAAGTCCTGGTTACAAAAATCCAACAAAACTAGCTTAGGCAATGAGTTAGCGTACTGTACAGTATGTAGAGTTGACATAACTGCACACAAGAATGATATCACTCGTCACAGTAATTCGTCAAAACACCAGTTAAACTGGCAACAAGTAAGCACTTCACACAAACTGAcgagtttaaaatttataacttcagACGAAGTTAAAAGAGCCGAAATTAAATTAGCTGGTTTGATAGCTTCTAACAACCTACCATTCTCATTGGTTGATACATTAGTACCATTATGTGCAGATATTTTCCCTGACTCAAAGATTGCAAAAAATGTTACTTTGGGACGAACCAAAGCCACAGCAGTTGTGAAAGACGTTCTAGGTCCAGCTTTCCAATCAAAATTGCATAAGCATTTAGCTGAAGCTGGGACATTTTTGTCAATAATTATGGATGAAACCACTGACATGAGTTCTGTGAAACAGTGCGCATTTGCTGTAGTGTACTATAATAATGAAACTCACAGTGTTGTAACAAGTTTCCTGGACATGGTGAGTGTGACTTCTAGTGCAGCAACTGATTTGTTTGAGTGCCTAAAAAATTGCTTACATCTGAAAAACATTCCACTGTCAAATATTGTCGGCTTTTCTGCTGATACAACAAATGTGATGGTTGGTGAACATCATTCTGTATTTTCTTTGCTGAAAGAAAATGTGCCAGGCATTGTTTGCATAAAATGTTCATGCCACATGATTCATCTGGCTGCTTCAAAAGCTTGCTTAGTACTTCCTCGTTCAGTTGAAGATTTGCTGAGAAATCTTGGTGCTCATTTTAGTAGGAGTTACATAAGAAGAGAAAAACTGagagaatttcaaatttttttccaaacagaaATTCATAACATTCTTTCTCCAGCTGTCACACGTTGGTTGTCACTGAAGGCTTGCATTGACAGGGTTTTAGAGCAGTACTTAGCACTTGAATCATATCTTAGAGAGTCTGTCTTTGAAGATCCTTCAAGAACAACAGAAGATATGCTGAAGACCATGGAAAACAAGTATACTAAAATGTATATGGAGTTTATGTCATATGTTCTTGGTCTTTTGACAAATTTCAACACGCTCTTTCAAGGTGAAATGCCATTGCTCCATCGACTCAAACCAGAAGTTGAAAGACTTCTGAAGACCCTATGCTGTAATTTTATGAGTCCATCATATGTTAAAGGCATGGATGTATTGACAATTGAACATAAAAATCCATCAAACTATGTTGCTTTAAATAAAGTATATCTTGGAATCCTTGCACAAAGTAGTTTGGACAAACTTACAGAAGATaagaatgttcgtgaaaatgatTTACAGTTTTTTCTAAAATCATGCCTCCAGTTTTATGTCGAGCTTGTATCACAGATCAAAAGTAGGTTTGATTTTAGTGACAAAGTGTTTGATGTTGTCAACATAGTTGAGCCTTGTGTTGCCCAGTCTTTAGAGATTCCATCAATTATGCCAGTTCTGAAGCGTTTTCCTATATTAAATGACCATGTAAGTGCTCAAGCTGTAGACCATGAATGGCGGCAACATGCGATGTTAGACCATGCAAAACTTGGTCTTGATAGTTCAAAACCAGCAGAGGAGTATTGGAAGGATGTTTTCAATCTCAAGAATGCAGCTGGAGCGAAACTCTTCGAAAATCTGGAAAAGGTATTGGGACTTCTCTTGGTTCTTCCATTCTCCAATGCATGCGTGGAAAGACTTTTCAGCACACTTAGAAACATCAAGACATATCACAGAAACAAACTATCAAATGATACTTTGGTAGCTTTGATTAGTTCAAAGGAAGGTATTGAAGCCGAGGGAGGCTGTGTTTCATTCAATCCCAGCAAGACAATGGTGAACACAAAACTGTGGAACTGAAACTACAGAACATATGgtgtttttatagtaaatttatacGATTTAAATTACAGTGTAATTTTATAAGGCAATTGGCCATAATAGAAGTTGTTTTATGTAGTGCTTATTATGTtccaattatatttgtatttatttaataatttaaatgtgtacatacctacataaaaaaatatttttaatgctttgtaGACAGCCATTTATTATACGATAAATACCTACTTTCAAAATGGTTAAAAAGCTCACAGCATGAAATTCTTGTTTTGATAAAACTGTATAAACGATAAGTTTTACGTTCCAGCTAGATGTTAAACAGGTATTGATGTTCTCGTTCAAGCTCTTGTGGGTGTCCGCccttagttacaattttttttaggagtgCGGGTAAAAGCGGGTATTTTTGCTTTCACATGAGGGTAAAAATGAACACCTGCATTGGCAACACTGGTTTACAAGCACATATGCTCGTGataacgtgtcaaactacagcgtaatgcagggagagttattgttgtgaggagtttaattgagagtgcgtgtgttataacatgttagtgttgcttatatcaaatactgtagagggagaacaggacagctctatactaatagcacagccgcgcgggcgaagagcgtcagtgctgctacctagcggctcggcgtgataacagcacccacggccatgcattccaagcctaaaatgtattaaattcaactcgtcattgcacttagactaatcaacagattcttttgaaaaaaattgggtTGACCGtcgtattctttgcggccatgcagatgtaaatttatttgctgaaaagttagttgctttcgatgtaaaaaatagttaacaatgaacagcatatttt
The nucleotide sequence above comes from Bacillus rossius redtenbacheri isolate Brsri chromosome 17, Brsri_v3, whole genome shotgun sequence. Encoded proteins:
- the LOC134540819 gene encoding uncharacterized protein LOC134540819 isoform X6 — its product is MDETTDMSSVKQCAFAVVYYNNETHSVVTSFLDMVSVTSSAATDLFECLKNCLHLKNIPLSNIVGFSADTTNVMVGEHHSVFSLLKENVPGIVCIKCSCHMIHLAASKACLVLPRSVEDLLRNLGAHFSRSYIRREKLREFQIFFQTEIHNILSPAVTRWLSLKACIDRVLEQYLALESYLRESVFEDPSRTTEDMLKTMENKYTKMYMEFMSYVLGLLTNFNTLFQGEMPLLHRLKPEVERLLKTLCCNFMSPSYVKGMDVLTIEHKNPSNYVALNKVYLGILAQSSLDKLTEDKNVRENDLQFFLKSCLQFYVELVSQIKSRFDFSDKVFDVVNIVEPCVAQSLEIPSIMPVLKRFPILNDHVSAQAVDHEWRQHAMLDHAKLGLDSSKPAEEYWKDVFNLKNAAGAKLFENLEKVLGLLLVLPFSNACVERLFSTLRNIKTYHRNKLSNDTLVALISSKEGIEAEGGCVSFNPSKTMVNTKLWN
- the LOC134540819 gene encoding uncharacterized protein LOC134540819 isoform X1, whose amino-acid sequence is MEKWLGLRQNSDQEPSCSSQSAEIRLHECNPDASLDIIAESEEKQSHCVLKNPRKKLKISGKIKRTNKFCDSWLQIPELKSWLQKSNKTSLGNELAYCTVCRVDITAHKNDITRHSNSSKHQLNWQQVSTSHKLTSLKFITSDEVKRAEIKLAGLIASNNLPFSLVDTLVPLCADIFPDSKIAKNVTLGRTKATAVVKDVLGPAFQSKLHKHLAEAGTFLSIIMDETTDMSSVKQCAFAVVYYNNETHSVVTSFLDMVSVTSSAATDLFECLKNCLHLKNIPLSNIVGFSADTTNVMVGEHHSVFSLLKENVPGIVCIKCSCHMIHLAASKACLVLPRSVEDLLRNLGAHFSRSYIRREKLREFQIFFQTEIHNILSPAVTRWLSLKACIDRVLEQYLALESYLRESVFEDPSRTTEDMLKTMENKYTKMYMEFMSYVLGLLTNFNTLFQGEMPLLHRLKPEVERLLKTLCCNFMSPSYVKGMDVLTIEHKNPSNYVALNKVYLGILAQSSLDKLTEDKNVRENDLQFFLKSCLQFYVELVSQIKSRFDFSDKVFDVVNIVEPCVAQSLEIPSIMPVLKRFPILNDHVSAQAVDHEWRQHAMLDHAKLGLDSSKPAEEYWKDVFNLKNAAGAKLFENLEKVLGLLLVLPFSNACVERLFSTLRNIKTYHRNKLSNDTLVALISSKEGIEAEGGCVSFNPSKTMVNTKLWN